A genomic stretch from Rubripirellula reticaptiva includes:
- a CDS encoding MIP/aquaporin family protein, with the protein MMSPYTAEIIGTMMLILFGNGVVANVVLARTKGNDGGWIVIAAGWGIAVFVGAFCANEFSGAHLNPAVSVAMVVAGKMSVLDAGGYIMAQFVGAMIGAMLVYLFYREHFNVTDDADAKLACFCTDPSIRNSKQAFFCEAVGTFALILPIFLMATPSLTHGDAGSAGESILGLGSLGLLPVGLLVFGIGLSLGGTTGYAINPARDLGPRLVHALLPIKGKRDSDWSYAWVPIMGPLLGAALAALLYRFVLVS; encoded by the coding sequence ATGATGTCTCCCTACACTGCCGAAATCATCGGAACCATGATGCTGATTCTATTCGGCAATGGGGTGGTGGCAAACGTCGTTCTCGCTCGCACGAAGGGCAACGACGGCGGCTGGATTGTGATTGCGGCAGGTTGGGGAATCGCTGTTTTTGTCGGAGCTTTTTGCGCCAACGAATTCAGTGGCGCGCACCTGAATCCTGCTGTCAGTGTTGCGATGGTGGTTGCCGGAAAGATGAGCGTTTTGGATGCGGGCGGGTACATCATGGCCCAATTCGTAGGCGCCATGATCGGTGCAATGTTGGTCTACCTTTTCTATCGTGAACACTTCAACGTCACTGACGACGCGGACGCAAAACTTGCGTGCTTCTGCACGGACCCCAGCATACGCAATTCAAAGCAAGCGTTTTTCTGTGAGGCGGTTGGCACGTTCGCGTTGATCTTGCCAATCTTCTTGATGGCGACCCCCAGTCTGACTCATGGCGATGCTGGCTCCGCTGGCGAATCAATTTTAGGACTTGGCTCCCTTGGCTTGTTGCCTGTTGGCTTGCTGGTCTTTGGAATCGGTCTGTCACTCGGTGGTACCACGGGATACGCAATCAACCCAGCCCGCGATCTTGGCCCTCGCTTGGTCCATGCCTTGCTGCCTATCAAGGGCAAACGCGATAGCGATTGGAGTTACGCGTGGGTGCCAATCATGGGACCACTGCTAGGCGCTGCTCTGGCCGCACTCCTGTACCGTTTTGTGTTAGTGAGTTAA
- a CDS encoding ISAs1 family transposase — protein MIYRHREGEGNVAEHDESMFFISSLPTKVKRLSKFIRDHWQIEDSEHYVLDVTFAEDASRIRRGTSPEVSAAIRRMALDVLQRDTTVKDNIRGKRMRAGWDDAVLDGICAGFSGT, from the coding sequence ATGATTTACCGTCATCGCGAAGGTGAAGGTAATGTCGCCGAGCACGATGAAAGCATGTTCTTCATCAGCAGCTTGCCAACGAAAGTGAAACGCCTGAGCAAGTTCATTCGTGACCACTGGCAGATTGAAGACAGTGAGCACTATGTCTTGGATGTAACTTTTGCCGAAGATGCCAGCCGAATTCGCCGTGGAACATCGCCGGAAGTTTCAGCCGCAATTCGACGCATGGCACTAGATGTTTTGCAACGCGACACTACTGTGAAAGACAACATTCGCGGCAAACGTATGCGAGCGGGATGGGATGACGCCGTCCTGGATGGCATTTGCGCCGGATTTAGCGGCACTTGA
- a CDS encoding sulfatase family protein produces MLKDLIQRTAIFRVAVIAAVLVFAIKGIPSLAASPNAKPNFIVVFCDNLGYGDIEPFGSKLHRTPSLNRMAREGRKFTHFCVSAGVCTPSRSSIMTGCYSQRVGMHYNEHDGLVLRPLSPYGLNPDETTVAEVLKEQGYATAIVGKWHLGDQPRFLPTRQGFDWFYGVPYSDDMTQRVWKNGDRWPPLPLMENETVIEAPCNRDGLTKRYTEKAMEWIAEHKDAPFFLYFPQAMPGSTKTPFSSPEFKGKSKNGPWGDSIEELDWSMGVMLDQLQELGIAENTFVIWTSDNGAPLSPDKSDLSRGSNLPLNGRGYTTAEGAFRVPTIVWQPGKVPAGTVCDELATTMDLLPTFAKLAGRVAPMPHPIDGHDISSLLFDDADAKTPYEAFYYYDQSQLQAVRSGPWKLFLPVEQFSRHPHFNKNQPPREMLFNVVDDIACEHDVADQHPEIVGRLRELAERGRRELGDTGVKGTGQRPIGKLPEDEKPRPQVM; encoded by the coding sequence ATGCTCAAGGACTTGATTCAAAGGACGGCTATCTTCCGCGTTGCTGTGATCGCGGCTGTCCTCGTATTCGCAATCAAAGGGATTCCATCTCTGGCAGCTTCTCCAAACGCCAAGCCTAACTTCATTGTCGTGTTCTGTGACAATCTCGGCTACGGTGACATCGAACCCTTCGGATCAAAACTCCATCGCACACCTAGTTTGAATCGGATGGCGCGAGAGGGCCGCAAGTTCACGCACTTTTGTGTGTCCGCTGGTGTCTGCACTCCGTCTCGTTCCAGCATCATGACTGGTTGCTATTCACAGCGTGTCGGGATGCACTACAACGAACACGATGGCTTGGTGCTCCGACCGCTTTCGCCGTATGGATTGAACCCAGATGAAACAACCGTTGCAGAAGTCTTGAAAGAACAAGGGTATGCGACCGCGATCGTTGGCAAATGGCACCTTGGTGATCAGCCACGGTTCTTGCCCACGCGACAAGGTTTCGATTGGTTCTATGGTGTTCCCTACTCCGACGACATGACGCAACGAGTTTGGAAGAACGGCGACCGCTGGCCACCTCTCCCCTTGATGGAAAACGAGACGGTTATCGAAGCGCCGTGCAATCGGGATGGCTTAACGAAGCGCTATACCGAAAAGGCAATGGAATGGATCGCTGAACACAAGGACGCCCCGTTCTTTTTGTACTTTCCGCAGGCGATGCCGGGCAGCACGAAAACGCCGTTTTCGAGTCCTGAGTTCAAGGGAAAGAGCAAGAACGGTCCATGGGGCGATTCCATCGAAGAACTCGATTGGTCGATGGGCGTGATGCTGGACCAATTACAAGAACTAGGGATTGCCGAGAACACGTTCGTGATCTGGACGTCCGACAACGGGGCACCCCTCAGTCCCGACAAAAGTGACCTGAGTCGGGGATCGAATCTGCCACTGAACGGTCGCGGTTACACCACAGCCGAAGGCGCGTTTCGAGTACCAACGATCGTTTGGCAACCAGGAAAAGTTCCTGCCGGAACCGTTTGTGACGAACTAGCGACCACGATGGACTTGTTACCCACGTTCGCCAAGCTAGCTGGACGAGTTGCCCCCATGCCTCACCCAATCGACGGGCACGACATTTCATCGTTGTTGTTCGACGATGCGGACGCCAAAACGCCTTATGAAGCCTTTTACTACTACGATCAATCCCAGCTTCAGGCGGTGCGTAGCGGTCCGTGGAAACTGTTCCTACCAGTTGAGCAATTCAGCCGGCATCCACACTTCAATAAAAATCAACCACCAAGGGAAATGCTGTTCAACGTGGTAGATGACATTGCCTGCGAACATGACGTCGCCGACCAGCACCCAGAAATCGTTGGGAGACTGAGAGAGCTGGCCGAGCGTGGCCGCCGTGAACTCGGTGATACGGGTGTCAAGGGAACCGGGCAGCGGCCAATCGGCAAATTGCCAGAAGATGAGAAACCACGGCCCCAAGTGATGTAG